CTGGATGTTTTCtgtggtataaatattgatttaaaaacattttatggaagtacaaaacaaatcatttatacgTTATATCCCAACTATTCCGATTTTGTATGGTTTCAAATGAGTTGCGGCTCAGTAGTATAGATATCATACTACACATATCTGGACTTCATTTAGTTTCTCTCATTTTTCCCTTTTTCAAGAGAActtatatctttattaaatgcattttaatagaTATTTCCATATTCTCAAGCGGTAGTAATCAAGCTACAAATAATTcatacaagaatgtgtccatagtatacggtTGCCCCACTcgtactttcattttctatgttcatggggaacatgtgtactgagttttaAAGAATccttgtaaagaatcactctgattcaaacaaaaatttttctgaaactgatattatcaagatgcttgatttcttgattgacaacatatttattacgtttggaggacgtgtttcaACAGGCTGTCGGAAttccaattgtgcccctcttatTGCCGAATcgtttctttattataatgaggctgactttatacaggaacttcttaggaagaaagataagaagtaagcaatatcctaaAACTTTTACGTTCCACTGTATAGACGATgctctctcactaaataatacaaaatttggttgctatgttgaacgaatctatcccatcgaactagagataaaggatactacagatacagttaagtctgcctcatatttcgacttacatctagaaactaacaatgacggtcggttgaaaacaaaactttacgacaaaagagatcatttcagcttcccaatagtGAActttattgctacatgtatgtagcaacattccagtagcagtAGTGCTTACGGAGTATATAactcccaattgatatgatagAGGATTgatgttcacaaggaagctattaaacaaagagttccaaatggtgaagttggaatcatcacttcgtaaattttacggacgccatcgtGAGTTTGTTGACCATTATAGTTTAACCGTTTCACACATGATATCGGatgtgttccttatgtcgtaactacaataccctttgcTCGGATATGACCTAcggaattagactatttatcggatttctACTAACAtaattagcaacacgacgggtgccacatgtgaagcatgTTTGTTTTCGATCTGTGAgtctgactgtccctctggtatcaaaaactttaaccaaacactttaacctaaaactcgcactatcattttctaaatTCAGTGGACCATGCAATTTTGGTAAccattctaatttggcattttaattagaacgatcatatcatagggaatatgagTACTAACTTTCAaattgattagacttcaactccatcaaaaactaccttgaccaaaatctttaacctgaagctggacagacagacgaacgcacaaacgcacagaccagaaaataaaatgcccctctactatcgtaggtggtgcATAAAGATGTAGATAGATCTTTTAAACTAGATTTCCTGTTGATTAAACCAAGAATACTATTAACTTTAATCATCTTACCAACGACacaaataatttgaattttatcGATTTCATAATATGaacatatgaagaaaaaaaagctgATTTGAAGaaattgatttttaacaaaaaaaagtatAGAATCTAAACAAACACAATTTAAGCTTTGTTGATACTGATTTGCGTCGGTCGTCTTTTAAcctatttatgtaaattattccTAAACTACGAACcattttaaataaaagttaacTTGATTTATCATGAAAATCACATGAAACGACCTTCTGGCGATGATGATGTGAAAACAAAAGTCAGCTCCGATTTTTTTCACGTTCGTTTCGGATCCATAATGTATAATTGACAACTTTATACAAAGTCTATTTCTTTCAGtaatttttgatagaaaaaaaaaagaatttagtTAGTGAGATGATAGAGTGAAATGTGTTTTATTTAGATATTGTCAATGGGTTTAACAATTGTCAGAGGCCAATATTCATAATTTCTTACCCTAAAGGAGTTATTATGCTTAAACGACAATGTTAAATTAGTTTAGGCATTACAATTTTGTATACAAACAGAACCTGTAGACAGCAAAATATGTTCATCGAAGATGGCCATTCGTGGCTGCCTGCTCTTCCTAACGGTGCTTGATTGAAGAGAAGTGTTTGGGTGTGATACATGAATTATTTTATGCTGGATAACTTTATTTCGAGGATGCATGTCTTCTCTTgtcgattatatatatatattagctaTTCATGTCATAATTGCCTATTGGTTTAATCCCAGGTTTGAACGACCTAATTGGTGAATAGAATGTCGATTCTTGAATCGTATTTTCCCGGATCCTTGTCATGATTTCCATACAAATGTTCATCTATTTTGAAAGATTACAATCAGCACtaattcagaaaataaaagagataaatgcatAGTTTTCAACAAGTTAATGTTGcatgtaaattttaacaaaatctgtatccATTTAATGTAACTTGTGAAGCTGACCTCAAACCATTCAATACCATGTATCAAATATACATAACTGTCTACGTTACTCAACAGGACACACTACATTTCGAATTTGATTAGTATGTTAATCATAAAAGAATTATGGGTAATTTTTTAATGCTCAAACGACAACACATGAAATGAACACGTGGAAGTTTTGAACGCACGGTTTTGTTCTCACATAAAATGTATTGAATCGTGTAAAATTTCAACACTCACTAACTTGTGGATGAGGGTATAAgtaactattttttaaatatttaaaatgttatgtaTTTTATCTTTTCTAGGATATGGCTTCAAAATTCCCGAGCAAGTGTTGTGGAATCTGTTCTAGAAGAAGTAGATCCACCAAATCTGTAAAGTATTGTACAGACTGTGAGGACGGGCTCTGTACAGAATGTTTAGATTTTCACGCACACATTAAAAGTTTTGATACTCATCATACAATAGACATTGACGTCGTCGAAGGTAAACCATTGGTTGTCAATAAATTCTGCAAAGTTCACCCAGATATGGTTTTAGAATACTTTTGCACCGATCATGATACAATGTGCTGCCGGTCATGTATAGCTAGTGATCATCGTTCATGTGACAAATTACTACCAATTGAAGTATCTGCAAAGGGAGTCAAAAGTTCAACCATGTATGAAGAAATTGCCAAAGATGTCACCACTCTAAATTCTGCAATAAACGAGCTTCAAGATAAACAGAGACAAGGTATGACAAATCTTAAAGCTAGTAAGATGGCTATTAAGGAAGACGTTAAAGCAAGATTGCAAGGATTCATTCAGGAAATTGAAGCAGCTTTAATGTCTGAAATAGACAAACTCCACACAGACCTCTCAAACGAAGCTAACGACAACCTTGACAAGATATCTGATCAAAGAAGAAAGATACAACTTGTTTCTGAACAGTTTGAATCTGTATCGAACCATGGATCTGAAAGTCAAATATTTATGCTGATAAATAATACCAAAGAAGAACTGAACTGCAGTGCGAATGATTTTCAAAAACTACTGTCGTCTCAAAAAGATGTATCTCTTTCGTTTAAAGAATCTGATTTATTGGCCGTTTTGAAATCATTTGGTTCAGTTGAAATCAAAGAGGCTTCAATTGATATTAAATACAAACCCTTGAAGATACAGCAAGCACAAAGCATCCAGCAACAGGGGAAACGCCCAACACAATTTCAGTTAGATGTGAAATTCACAGTACCTGGTGCAAACATTGTCGGCATATGTGTCACAAAAGACAATAGATTGTTCATGTGCAATAATGCTGGTTCCAGTTTATTTGTTATGTCTGACAAAGGCAAATCATTGGCAACAATTCAAATGGGAGTGAGACAATGGGGGATAGATTTAGAAGAAGACAGCAATACAGCATGGGTCACACTACCATATATACAGTCCATTCAGACAGTAGATATGGTTACAATGAAGAAGGGACCGCTGATAACAGTACCAAGCACTTGTTATGGTATTGCTATAGTTGATGATCAAATCGCTGTTGGTGGTTGTGGAAAGATATACATAATCAGCAAAACTGGTGACGTAAAGAAGACACTTGATGTTGAGAATTATGCAGTTTACTCCTTATCAGTTGGACAAACACATCAACTTTACTATGCTCAGGCTGATATAGGAAGTTCCTCATTAAAAAGCGTTGGATTAGATAGAAAATTTTTGCCAATCTCTGCTGACGATACGAACTACGTGATCGCTGTTCAAAGTGACAGAATAGGAAATGCATATCTTCTAGAATGCCAAGCATCTAATCTTAAGTTGTTTTCATTTGAAGATAACTCTCTTAAAACTATATTAACAACAAAAGATGGACTACAATCTCCCTATGGCTTCACTTTCAGTAAAGATTTTTCTAAGCTTTTCATTTCAAATCACAATGCCGGTGAGATTTTGGTATTTTCGTGTAATTAAAAATCACAGACTTTCAGTATTATAATACATGCAAATTATGTCCGTGTATGTTagtgttttagaaataaaagaatTGAAAACCTTTTTGGCAATAGAAAATTAGGaacgagaaaaaaatgttttatttcaattcataATCCTGACAGTTTTATTGGAATGTGTTCCTTGATATTCAACGATACAACTACATTTTGGTTTCAATAACCTGGCGAAAACGTTCATAAGTTCTTTagtcatcacttggcgtctgtcgtcgtcgtccgtgCACCAACCGTTGTCGTaacttaaacaaaattattcCTATGAAACAACTGATTGAAATTTTACTAAACTTTACCTGAATGTTCCTTGTGGTATCAAGTTATAAAATTCCAAAAGGGGAATTCATTCATCAGCAAACATGGCCACTATAACTTAAAACAAAGATTAAATGCCCCTGAAATGTCTATTGTTTacaaatttcaaagtttttttggTGTTTTCGTTTGCATTTTTATgatgcactttgtaaatacagctgtattacaaaccacgcctcttttggtgagatatataatattcatatatagtttgttttgttttactacTATATTCCAATTATGATATATATCATGTCTATGTTTCATCtcgtagagacataacttgggattGTTACcagtataaataaactcatcatagataggattgaaattttgtatttgcgatagacgcgcgtttcgtcttcgaaagacgcatcagtgacgctcgaaccaccaaaaaaattaataggccaaataaagtacgaagttgaagaacattcaggaccaaacattcctaaaagttatgaCAAATACAGCtcaagtaatctattcctggggtagaaaagccttagtatttcaaaaattcaaagttttgtaaacagttaatttataattatgaccatctccatgataactcatgtcaacacaTAAGTACTGACCCAGTGGTTTTAAAtgaactcatcattgataccaggattgaaatttgtaAATACACATTAATTGCGGCCAAATGGAATTCTGAGAAAGACCAAAAGTAAAGTGATGGGTAGTACAGAATTTTAGTATAACTTTAAAAATCTTAGAAGTTTAGGGCATATGAATGTTGAAAATAATCTTTGGTATAATAATGACTAATGACAAAGACTATCATCTGATAACTTTAGATATTGAAGTGCTGGTGGCCATCTTTGAGGGTGGCTATTTTGAAAACAAGAATTTCCAATTTATCAATATCATTATTCActtattttcaatcatttacTGTTTGCATTTAATAATGTTTTGATGCATTTACAACTCGATTTACAAATCATTATTATACGACTGTTGCTATATATAATGGATATTCACCAAGTTTGCCTAAGTAACTATTAACCACGGAAAAGTATGTATGTACGTACTATAGTTAATGAACACACTTTATCGCAAAGGATAAAAAttgtagatttttaaaaattattggaGCTGAAAATCTAAAGAACAATTAGACAGGAAAGATTTTATGAAACGCCAAGAGAGGACACGTGAGGATTAGCAAGTCCCGCTACAGGTAGATCTTAAAAGAACAGACATAGTCATTGCAGCGGGTTATCTGTTCTTTGATGCTAGCATACAAAGATGTTGCACATTGAACAATGTTGAATTCGTTTTTCGGTTCACTCGACTTTGAACAGTTAAATACAGGCAATGGATTTGCAGAAACAATCCAGCATTACAAGACAAAATGGTACTATAATGctgtcaaaatgatttttttcagatcCAAAATTATTTCGTCAGGAAAAGCAGAAACATATTTCTGAAGTCGATGAAAATACCAGTGCAGAAGCCAGGCACAGTTGTAGTGAATCAACAAGAACAATAAGtgcagtgatttttttttgtgataatgtATCTGACAATTTGCACAAAGTACCGACAAATACTTCTTGAATCTGCAAAACAAGGCAATAAGACAGAATCCAAAGACACAGAGAGAAAGTAAAGGAATATGTCATTCATTGAATTTTACTTGCCGAATCAATATGATACATCGACGGCTAACAGTCTGGAACAGATGTTGTGTCAATCTATGAACTTGCTGATATCGCTAAATTGTACAGTAAACACCTTGAGCAACTTTGAGTTGTCATGGAAGGATGATTAATACAACGCTTTTCAAAAATTGGATACTAGCTGCCATAGAAGATATACAAGCACACATGGAAGTAGCTTCGTTCTCCTGATAGCTAGAATAGATATGATTGATACTAAGGGTAATTTACATAGACCTTCAATGAAGGCTTTCAACATGAATCAGTTCCACAAACACCGATAAAGGTGGCTCTCTATCTGAGTAGTAATAAATTGTAGTTGTACCCATTCAATGGCGAGTTACACAATTGAATTTTTACATCTGCGAAATGTTTAATGCTGTCTGTGacacaaaaatatattaaaaaaatgcaaagcGTTAACCATACGTCATTTTAGTGctagaaaaatgtgaccataaacatttttaattaattttggtgTTCGAACACTGCAATTAATCCTGCGGATTATGTAATCAGGGGCGTAGCTatccggaggcacgacagcacgtgcatccacgtcgttttcacaaaaaagagagagagagagagagggagaGAGAGAAATTAAGAAGGAAAGAAAGAAAGAAGGAAGAGAGAGATGGATTGGTTAATCGGAATCGAACAGAGTGATGCATCTATTAATTTTtattatgaacatgatatttgttaaACGTTCGGAGACTGTTTGTGTCTTTCCCATGTCGAGAGCTGCCGGTAGACAGCGACATCGTGTAAATGTACCACCTGAAACTCCCAGTCAGTAACTGGAAACGTGCAATGTTTCTACCATTTCTTGATCTCCTGAAACACAAACTTACACGCAGATTGGTTTCTAACGCGGAGAGCGGTTTTCTGCCCAGTATTTGAAATCAACAAAGCCAAATGGGATTAATTAGGAACCAATCAGCATATCATTTGAGACGTATATAAATGACCTTACTCACTCAGTTAACAATGTAGTTTCGCGAGGAAGTTGAACGATGGATTTTAAGGTG
The window above is part of the Mytilus edulis chromosome 6, xbMytEdul2.2, whole genome shotgun sequence genome. Proteins encoded here:
- the LOC139526876 gene encoding uncharacterized protein, producing MASKFPSKCCGICSRRSRSTKSVKYCTDCEDGLCTECLDFHAHIKSFDTHHTIDIDVVEGKPLVVNKFCKVHPDMVLEYFCTDHDTMCCRSCIASDHRSCDKLLPIEVSAKGVKSSTMYEEIAKDVTTLNSAINELQDKQRQGMTNLKASKMAIKEDVKARLQGFIQEIEAALMSEIDKLHTDLSNEANDNLDKISDQRRKIQLVSEQFESVSNHGSESQIFMLINNTKEELNCSANDFQKLLSSQKDVSLSFKESDLLAVLKSFGSVEIKEASIDIKYKPLKIQQAQSIQQQGKRPTQFQLDVKFTVPGANIVGICVTKDNRLFMCNNAGSSLFVMSDKGKSLATIQMGVRQWGIDLEEDSNTAWVTLPYIQSIQTVDMVTMKKGPLITVPSTCYGIAIVDDQIAVGGCGKIYIISKTGDVKKTLDVENYAVYSLSVGQTHQLYYAQADIGSSSLKSVGLDRKFLPISADDTNYVIAVQSDRIGNAYLLECQASNLKLFSFEDNSLKTILTTKDGLQSPYGFTFSKDFSKLFISNHNAGEILVFSCN